A portion of the Bactrocera neohumeralis isolate Rockhampton chromosome 2, APGP_CSIRO_Bneo_wtdbg2-racon-allhic-juicebox.fasta_v2, whole genome shotgun sequence genome contains these proteins:
- the LOC126751233 gene encoding diacylglycerol kinase theta isoform X4 gives MRKMADGGHTFVKKTFGKPTYCHHCSDLIWGIIQIGYICEVCNFVIHDRCVSNVVTPCSGIAPCIIKNPVAHCWSEPTHHKKKFCTVCRRRLDDSPAVHCLICEYFAHIECQDFAVPDCTENATYVPGKELQSVKHQHHWREGNLPPTSKCAYCKKTCWSSECLTGYRCEWCGMTTHGGCRTYLTTECNFGVLQPIYLPPHSVSIPRTEVPIEAIIGVQVKSKTTLVRDYSCPRSISEEFSSGDTPRFKDEEPGIKTDTMHASAVSGGSGTSSHYRPESSHKSEKSDKDKTKKEKESEEKDIEMIKVFDGNNSFRRQLYRVISVPRTYTLEQLLTTALRAFHITREPSAFYMTDLYAASGMEDVPLQDPTPVMNLTHLEGKRPAIYLRFHDKDKGYVRVYPGKLQCSLEEPYVNVPVENTTIIKDLIRDALDRFGLQDNQIQDYRCSEVLLDRGVTERILSWNERPWDIMKQLGKDSIRQMELMRFYMQHKQDPHGPNIALFVGNLPPGLSQRNYEQILNKYVTDENKFTSIGPIYYEYGSVVLSFEDAQKAVRAFYNLRETIIEDKKLLVMLLPNIEPSMVPSDVRPLLVFVNVKSGGCQGLELISSFRKLLNPYQVFDLDNGGPLPGLYVFRQIVNYKILVCGGDGTIGWVLQCLDNVGQDSECSSPPCAIVPLGTGNDLARVLCWGSGYTGGEDPLNLLRDVIEAEEIRLDRWTVVFHPEDKPEESALKAPSNTTGGGAQNEDNSQIFVMNNYFGIGIDADLCLDFHNAREENPNKFNSRLHNKGYYVKMGLRKIVGRKTVKDLHKELKLEVDGKVVDLPPVEGIIILNILSWGSGANPWGPDKDDNFSTPNHYDGVLEIVGVTGVVHLGQIQSGIRTAMRIAQGGHIKIHLYSDMPVQVDGEPWVQSPGDVVVLKSALKATMLKKSRGKRRLTEPHISPAVLASSLSASATASTAASQATIQINSSGSSGSGLGQGPENGDRDRATPIGT, from the exons ATGCGCAAAATGGCGGATGGTGGACATACATTCGTAAAGAAGACCTTTGGAAAGCCAACGTATTGTCATCATTGTTCAGATTTGATTTGGGgtattattcagatcggttatATATGTGAAG TGTGTAATTTCGTCATACACGATCGTTGTGTTTCAAATGTTGTTACTCCATGCTCTGGCATTGCTCCATGTATTATAAAG AATCCCGTCGCGCATTGCTGGTCGGAGCCAACTCATCATAAAAAGAAATTCTGTACCGTTTGCCGTAGACGATTAGATGATAGTCCAGCAGTACATTGTTTAA TTTGCGAATATTTCGCACACATTGAGTGCCAAGATTTTGCTGTGCCTGATTGTACTGAAAATGCGACGTATGTGCCCGGCAAAGAATTGCAGAGTGTGAAACAtcag CATCATTGGAGGGAAGGTAATCTACCCCCCACGTCTAAGTGCGCCTACTGTAAAAAGACATGTTGGTCATCAGAATGCCTCACAG GCTATCGCTGCGAATGGTGCGGTATGACAACGCATGGGGGATGCCGCACGTACCTGACAACCGAATGTAATTTTGGTGTACTTCAGCCTATCTATTTACCTCCACATTCGGTCTCGATTCCGCGCACCGAGGTGCCCATAGAAGCTATTATTGGCGTACAAGTTAAATCGAAAACCACATTAGTACGAGATTACTCGTGCC CACGAAGTATATCTGAAGAGTTTAGTAGTGGAGACACGCCACGTTTCAAAGATGAAGAACCGGGTATTAAAACTGATACAATGCACGCTAGTGCCGTTAGTGGCGGAAGTGGTACGTCATCACATTATCGCCCAGAATCCTCTCACAAATCGGAAAAATCAGACAAAGATAAAaccaaaaaggaaaaagaaagcGAGGAAAAGGACATTG AAATGATCAAAGTTTTCGACGGTAACAACTCATTTAGACGGCAACTATACCGGGTAATTAGTGTACCGCGGACGTATACCTTAGAACAATTGCTAACTACAGCATTGCGAGCATTTCATATAACTAGAGAACCCAGC GCATTTTACATGACTGACTTGTATGCTGCGTCTGGTATGGAGGATGTTCCATTGCAAGATCCAACACCCGTAATGAACTTGACGCATTTGGAAGGAAAGAGACCAGCAATATATCTAAGGTTTCACGATAAGGACAAAGGATATGTACGCGTTTATCCGGGTAAACTTCAATGCTCTTTAGAAGAGCCATATGTTAATGTTCCTGTTGAAAATACAACCATTATTAAGGATTTGATTCGCGATGCTTTGGATAGATTTGGTTTACAAGATAACCAAATCCAAGATTACAG ATGCTCTGAGGTATTACTAGACCGTGGGGTTACCGAAAGGATATTATCATGGAATGAGCGGCCATGGGATATAATGAAGCAATTGGGTAAGGATTCCATCAGACAAATGGAACTAATGCGATTTTATATGCAACATAAGCAAGATCCGCATGGACCAAATATCGCGTTATTCGTTGGAAATTTACCACCAGGCTTATCGCAACGCAATTACgaacaaattttgaataagtATGTTAcagatgaaaataaatttactagTATTGGACCTATCTACTATGAATATGGCTCAGTGGTACTATCATTTGAAGACGCTCAAAAGGCG GTTCGAGCTTTCTATAACTTACGTGAAACTATTATAGAAGATAAGAAGCTTTTAGTCATGCTCCTGCCAAATATAGAACCGAGCATGGTTCCATCAGATGTGCGACCACTACTTGTATTTGTTAATGTTAAATCAGGCGGTTGTCAAGGCCTTGAACTAATATCAAGTTTTAGGAAGCTTCTGAACCCATATCAAGTATTCGACTTGGATAACGGAGGGCCATTGCCGGG atTGTATGTATTTCGGCAAATTGTTAACTACAAAATACTGGTATGCGGCGGTGATGGCACTATCGGCTGGGTATTACAATGCTTGGACAACGTGGGACAGGATTCCGAATGCTCAAGTCCACCTTGTGCCATAGTTCCTTTGGGCACTG GAAATGATTTGGCCCGGGTACTTTGTTGGGGTTCTGGCTATACAGGAGGCGAAGATCCTCTAAATTTACTCCGTGACGTTATCGAAGCTGAAGAGATACGCCTGGATCGTTGGACGGTTGTATTTCATCCGGAAGACAAGCCGGAAGAGTCTGCATTAAAGGCGCCCTCAAATACAACgg GTGGTGGCGCCCAAAATGAAGACAACTCACAAATATTCGTTATGAATAATTATTTCGGCATTGGCATTGATGCCGATCTTTGTCTCGATTTTCACAATGCACGCGAAGAAAATCCGAACAAATTTAATTCTCGATTACACAATAAAGGTTATTATGTTAAGATGGGCTTGCGAAAAATTGTTGGCCGTAAAACCGTTAAAGATCTtcataaagaattaaaattggAAGTTGATGGCAAAGTAGTTGATTTGCCACCTGTTGAGGGGAttattatattgaatattttgag cTGGGGTAGCGGCGCAAACCCATGGGGACCAGATAAGGACGATAACTTTTCCACACCCAACCATTACGATGGAGTGTTGGAGATTGTTGGTGTTACAGGCGTTGTACACTTAGGGCAAATACAATCCGGTATACGGACGGCAATGAGAATCGCACAG ggAGGtcatataaaaattcatttatacTCGGATATGCCAGTACAAGTCGATGGAGAGCCTTGGGTGCAAAGCCCTGgcgatgttgttgttttaaagtCGGCTCTAAAA GCCacaatgctgaaaaaaagtagAGGTAAAAGACGCCTTACTGAGCCACATATTTCCCCAGCCGTACTAGCCAGTAGTTTATCAGCGTCAGCAACGGCATCTACTGCAGCATCACAGGCTACCATCCAAATAAATTCCTCTGGAAGTAGTGGTAGTGGACTCGGACAAGGACCAGAAAATGGCGATCGCGACCGCGCAACTCCAATTGGCACATAG
- the LOC126751233 gene encoding diacylglycerol kinase theta isoform X3 — protein sequence MRKMADGGHTFVKKTFGKPTYCHHCSDLIWGIIQIGYICEVCNFVIHDRCVSNVVTPCSGIAPCIIKNPVAHCWSEPTHHKKKFCTVCRRRLDDSPAVHCLICEYFAHIECQDFAVPDCTENATYVPGKELQSVKHQHHWREGNLPPTSKCAYCKKTCWSSECLTGYRCEWCGMTTHGGCRTYLTTECNFGVLQPIYLPPHSVSIPRTEVPIEAIIGVQVKSKTTLVRDYSCPDLGTIECPENTTSVNFITPNKGFITDAINEINKVPEPSLKEILFIERQRRKKSKENFLLSSSTSSISTSFTPTPSLPLLTLPVVEKTPTYSELKENEQCKFINIPVYLSDDNAVKTVSGTPPNQNVTCNIQKSSSTSSSLHLLYTNLLRRMHPISRKHLSSNTEDEDIDFCDVNGSEVNEDYHNIKVKQLDSREHRIVTKTLRQQCQSLYETTDTEGVLTTVDNIGFDSNINQISNLSFNRGNNKTSLESHYNLDEKLENAQNVIITACALKACQTINAPILVTQTLMAPKDGNSNAHEQFSKTGALIKAKTYNLSPFKGVPNKGGSLSCSPNSSDCSSHSPVPENPLKMYLSAVNRSKSFQEPGVKQYTRKKDYTRLFRRRSKKRNKDSVLIGTKTSKSAFSLDTTGQSIEITIQDEDGNYQPYDDDYLTLKDVRSGLSRSGYTDDDEDYEDGYDLRRHVKAEYQTPVYSSEASSPTNFHMYLDDQPHSFTSDDATAGDISDGGSSRSRSRVSDNEEHVFGRLLRRMQCLSLGWRKHRYYKRRARSISEEFSSGDTPRFKDEEPGIKTDTMHASAVSGGSGTSSHYRPESSHKSEKSDKDKTKKEKESEEKDIEMIKVFDGNNSFRRQLYRVISVPRTYTLEQLLTTALRAFHITREPSAFYMTDLYAASGMEDVPLQDPTPVMNLTHLEGKRPAIYLRFHDKDKGYVRVYPGKLQCSLEEPYVNVPVENTTIIKDLIRDALDRFGLQDNQIQDYRCSEVLLDRGVTERILSWNERPWDIMKQLGKDSIRQMELMRFYMQHKQDPHGPNIALFVGNLPPGLSQRNYEQILNKYVTDENKFTSIGPIYYEYGSVVLSFEDAQKAVRAFYNLRETIIEDKKLLVMLLPNIEPSMVPSDVRPLLVFVNVKSGGCQGLELISSFRKLLNPYQVFDLDNGGPLPGLYVFRQIVNYKILVCGGDGTIGWVLQCLDNVGQDSECSSPPCAIVPLGTGNDLARVLCWGSGYTGGEDPLNLLRDVIEAEEIRLDRWTVVFHPEDKPEESALKAPSNTTGGGAQNEDNSQIFVMNNYFGIGIDADLCLDFHNAREENPNKFNSRLHNKGYYVKMGLRKIVGRKTVKDLHKELKLEVDGKVVDLPPVEGIIILNILSWGSGANPWGPDKDDNFSTPNHYDGVLEIVGVTGVVHLGQIQSGIRTAMRIAQGGHIKIHLYSDMPVQVDGEPWVQSPGDVVVLKSALKATMLKKNKSKMKRRNTEPTMTLTGTAAPHLSLMPVTVMATASDSGTGDTDAENTPNNTDF from the exons ATGCGCAAAATGGCGGATGGTGGACATACATTCGTAAAGAAGACCTTTGGAAAGCCAACGTATTGTCATCATTGTTCAGATTTGATTTGGGgtattattcagatcggttatATATGTGAAG TGTGTAATTTCGTCATACACGATCGTTGTGTTTCAAATGTTGTTACTCCATGCTCTGGCATTGCTCCATGTATTATAAAG AATCCCGTCGCGCATTGCTGGTCGGAGCCAACTCATCATAAAAAGAAATTCTGTACCGTTTGCCGTAGACGATTAGATGATAGTCCAGCAGTACATTGTTTAA TTTGCGAATATTTCGCACACATTGAGTGCCAAGATTTTGCTGTGCCTGATTGTACTGAAAATGCGACGTATGTGCCCGGCAAAGAATTGCAGAGTGTGAAACAtcag CATCATTGGAGGGAAGGTAATCTACCCCCCACGTCTAAGTGCGCCTACTGTAAAAAGACATGTTGGTCATCAGAATGCCTCACAG GCTATCGCTGCGAATGGTGCGGTATGACAACGCATGGGGGATGCCGCACGTACCTGACAACCGAATGTAATTTTGGTGTACTTCAGCCTATCTATTTACCTCCACATTCGGTCTCGATTCCGCGCACCGAGGTGCCCATAGAAGCTATTATTGGCGTACAAGTTAAATCGAAAACCACATTAGTACGAGATTACTCGTGCC CTGATTTGGGGACAATAGAGTGCCCAGAAAATACTACTTCCGTAAATTTCATTACTCCGAATAAAGGCTTTATAACAGATGCAATCAACGAAATAAACAAAGTCCCCGAACCAAGCTTAAAAGAGATTCTGTTTATTGAAAGACAACGTCGCAAGAAATCAAAGGAAAATTTTCTACTATCATCATCCACATCATCAATATCCACCAGCTTCACACCAACGCCATCTTTACCTTTACTTACACTCCCAGTAGTTGAGAAAACTCCTACTTATTCTGAGCTCAAAGAAAATGAACAATGCAAGTTTATCAACATACCTGTATATTTAAGTGACGATAACGCTGTAAAGACTGTCAGCGGAACACCACCGAATCAAAATGTGACTTGCAATATACAAAAGTCTTCATCTACATCCTCTTCCCTGCATCTATTATATACGAATTTGTTGCGTCGCATGCATCCAATCTCGCGAAAACACCTATCATCCAATACAGAAGACGAGGATATCGATTTTTGCGATGTAAATGGTAGTGAAGTGAATGAAGATTATCATAACATTAAAGTTAAACAACTAGACTCTAGAGAACATAGAATCGTAACGAAAACGTTACGACAACAATGTCAAAGTCTCTATGAAACTACCGATACGGAGGGTGTTTTGACAACTGTGGATAACATTGGTTTTGACTCTAACATAAATCAGATTAGTAATTTAAGCTTTAATAGAGGTAATAATAAAACATCGTTAGAAAGTCATTATAATTTAGATGAAAAACTGGAAAATGCTCAAAACGTAATAATAACAGCATGTGCACTCAAAGCGTGTCAAACAATCAACGCACCTATACTAGTTACGCAAACGCTTATGGCTCCAAAAGATGGCAACAGCAACGCACATGAACAATTTTCTAAGACTGGCGCTTTAATAAAAGCGAAAACGTACAACCTCAGCCCGTTTAAGGGTGTCCCGAACAAAGGCGGCTCTTTGAGTTGCTCGCCTAATTCCAGTGATTGCTCGTCGCATTCGCCTGTGCCAGAGAATCCTTTAAAAATGTATCTTTCGGCAGTGAACCGTAGTAAATCATTCCAAGAACCTGGAGTCAAACAGTATACACGTAAAAAAGACTACACGCGACTCTTTCGACGTCGCTCAAAAAAACGTAATAAAGATTCAGTTCTCATAGGCACTAAAACATCGAAAAGTGCCTTCAGTTTAGATACCACAGGACAAAGTATAGAAATTACCATACAAGATGAAGATGGTAATTATCAACCGTACGATGATGACTATTTGACTTTAAAAGATGTGCGCAGTGGACTTAGCCGTAGCGGCTACACCGACGATGATGAAGATTATGAGGACGGGTATGACTTGAGACGGCACGTGAAAGCAGAATATCAAACGCCAGTGTATAGTAGTGAAGCCAGCAGTCCTACAAATTTTCACATGTATTTAGATGATCAGCCGCACAGTTTTACGAGTGATGACGCCACAGCAGGCGATATAAGTGATGGTGGTAGTAGTCGCAGTCGATCACGCGTTAGTGACAATGAAGAACACGTATTCGGACGGTTGCTACGGCGAATGCAGTGCCTATCGCTTGGGTGGCGGAAACATCGTTACTACAAACGCAGAG CACGAAGTATATCTGAAGAGTTTAGTAGTGGAGACACGCCACGTTTCAAAGATGAAGAACCGGGTATTAAAACTGATACAATGCACGCTAGTGCCGTTAGTGGCGGAAGTGGTACGTCATCACATTATCGCCCAGAATCCTCTCACAAATCGGAAAAATCAGACAAAGATAAAaccaaaaaggaaaaagaaagcGAGGAAAAGGACATTG AAATGATCAAAGTTTTCGACGGTAACAACTCATTTAGACGGCAACTATACCGGGTAATTAGTGTACCGCGGACGTATACCTTAGAACAATTGCTAACTACAGCATTGCGAGCATTTCATATAACTAGAGAACCCAGC GCATTTTACATGACTGACTTGTATGCTGCGTCTGGTATGGAGGATGTTCCATTGCAAGATCCAACACCCGTAATGAACTTGACGCATTTGGAAGGAAAGAGACCAGCAATATATCTAAGGTTTCACGATAAGGACAAAGGATATGTACGCGTTTATCCGGGTAAACTTCAATGCTCTTTAGAAGAGCCATATGTTAATGTTCCTGTTGAAAATACAACCATTATTAAGGATTTGATTCGCGATGCTTTGGATAGATTTGGTTTACAAGATAACCAAATCCAAGATTACAG ATGCTCTGAGGTATTACTAGACCGTGGGGTTACCGAAAGGATATTATCATGGAATGAGCGGCCATGGGATATAATGAAGCAATTGGGTAAGGATTCCATCAGACAAATGGAACTAATGCGATTTTATATGCAACATAAGCAAGATCCGCATGGACCAAATATCGCGTTATTCGTTGGAAATTTACCACCAGGCTTATCGCAACGCAATTACgaacaaattttgaataagtATGTTAcagatgaaaataaatttactagTATTGGACCTATCTACTATGAATATGGCTCAGTGGTACTATCATTTGAAGACGCTCAAAAGGCG GTTCGAGCTTTCTATAACTTACGTGAAACTATTATAGAAGATAAGAAGCTTTTAGTCATGCTCCTGCCAAATATAGAACCGAGCATGGTTCCATCAGATGTGCGACCACTACTTGTATTTGTTAATGTTAAATCAGGCGGTTGTCAAGGCCTTGAACTAATATCAAGTTTTAGGAAGCTTCTGAACCCATATCAAGTATTCGACTTGGATAACGGAGGGCCATTGCCGGG atTGTATGTATTTCGGCAAATTGTTAACTACAAAATACTGGTATGCGGCGGTGATGGCACTATCGGCTGGGTATTACAATGCTTGGACAACGTGGGACAGGATTCCGAATGCTCAAGTCCACCTTGTGCCATAGTTCCTTTGGGCACTG GAAATGATTTGGCCCGGGTACTTTGTTGGGGTTCTGGCTATACAGGAGGCGAAGATCCTCTAAATTTACTCCGTGACGTTATCGAAGCTGAAGAGATACGCCTGGATCGTTGGACGGTTGTATTTCATCCGGAAGACAAGCCGGAAGAGTCTGCATTAAAGGCGCCCTCAAATACAACgg GTGGTGGCGCCCAAAATGAAGACAACTCACAAATATTCGTTATGAATAATTATTTCGGCATTGGCATTGATGCCGATCTTTGTCTCGATTTTCACAATGCACGCGAAGAAAATCCGAACAAATTTAATTCTCGATTACACAATAAAGGTTATTATGTTAAGATGGGCTTGCGAAAAATTGTTGGCCGTAAAACCGTTAAAGATCTtcataaagaattaaaattggAAGTTGATGGCAAAGTAGTTGATTTGCCACCTGTTGAGGGGAttattatattgaatattttgag cTGGGGTAGCGGCGCAAACCCATGGGGACCAGATAAGGACGATAACTTTTCCACACCCAACCATTACGATGGAGTGTTGGAGATTGTTGGTGTTACAGGCGTTGTACACTTAGGGCAAATACAATCCGGTATACGGACGGCAATGAGAATCGCACAG ggAGGtcatataaaaattcatttatacTCGGATATGCCAGTACAAGTCGATGGAGAGCCTTGGGTGCAAAGCCCTGgcgatgttgttgttttaaagtCGGCTCTAAAA